The nucleotide window TCACACCGACGTCTCGCACAATAACCGACATTCGTGCAAAACTCCACCTGGTGTACAGAAAACACTGGTTCTGATGGAAGCAACCTTATCGGCAAATAcactaatattttaaataatgaaatttcCCCCTGAAGTAAGAAGAAACAGCACACATCTACAGCCTAGGTGTTAATTTACAAGAGAAGCCTGTAAAACAAACCAGCAGGACTCAGGTTTTCAGGGAGAAGCTGTGGAGTGAAAATGACTCAAGACAAACAGAACTGAGAACAGTCCCTTTGTCTCAGCTACACTCTCTCTGACTCTCGCTCATGTTAATGTGTATCAGaaaaatctgtttgtttttttgagaAGGGGTGTAATATAGCGGCCtctgaatacatttttcttttttgtttaacaaTGAGAGGATTTACAAATACAACACAAAATCTACTGctttcattatataaaatatttacattatgcCAGCACAGATAACACAAACACGgtcttttaaagaaataatgtcACAGACCCGTTTTAATGATTACTTTAAGAGCAGCTCTGTACATCTTTCATCTTTGTTTAATGctataaacaaatattttccatTATAAACTCACCAGAAATTTTATGGTTATTTTATTATATCCAGGGttgtaaatatgcattttacaACAAAAATACTTTCTTCGCACCATTTAATGGGCTTTGAAAGTTCATGTTAAAGCCGGTTTATcccataaaaaacagaaactgaacTAAACAATGGATTTGTGTATAAAACCGACCCGAGCTGAAATATCCAGTGTCTttaagcacagacacacactgctgggTCTTTAACTTTAAACAGCCCACAACAGACACACCCGACTACACGTGTGTATTTGCTTACAACGCGACGCTTCTCAGTTCCCCAAACATTTTGAAATCGTTtcgcaaaataaacacaaacgCCTCTAAACACgaacattaattttgttttcaaagcagTGAAACTATTTTGTAATAAACGAGTCAACGCTGACCAAGGCACTTCAGACAGAAACTGCGCAACGggcaaataaaatacatttttacccGCAAAATCAAACCACCACCACGGACTAAACACCACAAAACACAAGACTTTGTAGAACCGTGTTGTGTCACCAGATACAACCGCACAGAGCAAACGAACCTCTTTCACAGAAATATTCACCTCGCGTTTCAGTTTAAAACACGCCAAAGCACATCGCTCATGTATCAGCTTTCCAGCAAATGTCCCCTAAATTGCCTAAAAACGCTTCCCCTTACCTTGAAAACAACGTTTTAGAACAGTTTAAAACACGACAGAGCATATCGATAACTTACCGGTAACATTTAAAGCAAAGGTTTGCTAAAGGTGCATCAGAACGGtttccatccatttttccaCCTCGAAAAATCACCCGTCTGTTCTCGCAGTAAAATCAGCGCACCTGTTCGCTTGAACACACCTCACAGCCGGAATGACGAACAGCCCCTCCCACCGGCTCAAATAGCCCGGCTGTGGAAACCGCTCCTCTAATAGGTGGAAACCTCTGTCACTCAGCGACCTCCGGCCAATCAGAGACTGGGCTCCATCGCGCACCCGCCCGCTGTGCTTTCCCACCCTGTTTCTCATTAAGACCTCAGTCCAGCTCACCGGTCACCTGCACAGGTGCGATGACAGGCTTGTGCGCGTGTAGGCTCCAGGACAGAGACATTgaggaaacaccaaaaacacaaacacacagcagcagcaacaaggaGTTGAATAACACACATCTTTAAAAAGAGAGCATCGGTGTGAGCCGGCGGTGGGGTAGAGTTCAGAACTTGAGTCACTTGGGAGAAAACACAGAAAcgtgcaagtaaaaaaaaagggtaaaatcgcttttttaactgaaaataaGCCCCATGTAGGACCAGCAGTAGTGAGGTGCAACATCAATTAAATAATCTAATGGGGTCTCTTTAATTCAAGACCCCAGACCAGCCTGCACTCGGCTCCCTGTAAGTGCCCAGCAGTCTGATCgtctccaggtgtgacagtgctgtcagtcagactcccagtgcacagcagtctgatccactcctggtGTGACaatgctgtcagtcagactcccagtgtgcagcagtctgatccgctccaggtgtgacagtgctgtcagtcagactcccagtgcgcagcagtctgatccactcctggtGTGACaatgctgtcagtcagactcccagtgcacagcagtctgatccactcctggtGTGACaatgctgtcagtcagactcccagtgcgcagcagtctgatccactcctggtTTTGCAGTGTTGTCAGACTCCGAGCAGCAGGACTGGGAGTCTGGACGAGAGGACAGCGCCGCTGGGCTCCGAGCAGCAGGACTGGGAGTCTGGACAAGAGGACCACTCCCACTCTCTTCACGGAGGTCAATACCACCGAGATCTCAGGGAGAGCGCGTCTGGCCCCTGGGGGCCGGGGTTCGAGTACAGAGCGGGCTCCCAGGCCCAGGTCTCCCAGGGGACCGACTCTTCTCGGCTCGGGGACGAGGGACAGCGACTCTCGGGCTCCCCCCCAGAGAGACCGGAAAACTGGGACTGGGAGCTTCCGAAATAAGAACGCCTTCCGGAGACAAAGGACAAACAAGCCTGttgtgtcatgtttttttttcttttattgacaaattaaaaaaatctttgacATCAGGTGTTTCAAACAGAACTGGTGTCAGTAGCGATTAAAGTTCTCTTCTGAACAAAGACTGTTccaggtgtcctgtccagccTCAGGTTTGGCGAAAAGGTATCTGGAATATCACAGCAGCAGTATTGCATATTCTGGAACATATTTTAAGTGCCTGCtgtgtgataaaaaaaaaatgtacaacttgGCTCATTCCATCTCCTTCTGCTCTGAATCTGAATTTGATCAAGTCTCCatattaaagcaacattttttatCTCGGGCACTTGTAAACACTGCTGGTGCACAAAGACAGCGCTTGAAGAATAAAAGAACACCAACAAGAGGATGCTGGTAGTTAATGGTTCATTGATGTCTTGGCCTCTTTGGCAAGAAtctgcttcaaccacagggctgggcagcctgttccccacccccacccccctctgtgtacagaagagcctcctgtcctgactggaggagctcacccagctgtgtctggagaggagccggggtatcggcttcaaccacagggctgggcagcctgttccccacccccacccccctctgtgtacagaagagcctcctgtcctgactggaggagctcacccagctgtgtctggagagaagacggggtatcggcttcaaccacagggctgggcagcctgttcccctctcccgccaccctctgtgtacagaagagcctcctgtcctgactggaggagctcacccagctgtgtctggagagaagacggggtatcggcttcaaccacacggctgggcagcttgttccaacCCGTAAAACAAGATTGTAAACTTACAATCATAGTTCAACATCCCTTTGGTCAATGTCTTTGGAATAGTAGCAGCTTACAATTATAACATTCtcacaaaattttaaaaagacgTAGACAAAGGCAATAAAAAccacaatgaaaaacaaagaagtGCCCGACTCCGTGACAGCAGAGCTGAAACCAGGTTTTAAACCCCACATGGATCTGACCGCTCCCTCAGTACAACTATGAACACCTCACACACTCAGTTCAGTGCACAAGTAGCCCTGTAGTTCCATGAAATAGTTTTTCCAAGAACACTTACTTCATCTAGGTCTGTTCTTCCCTTCATCACAACCAGTAAACATTTTCCTCAGTTTGCACAACAGCAAACTAAATGTAATACAATTTCAATGAATCTGTCATCCGAGCTGAATGTATTGTTCAAGttcattgtcattatactcatatacaggtctatggtataacgaaatgctatttagctagctctcggacgaTAAGTAgcacaaacaaaacaacaatacaattttataatacaataaaacaaagaGAGACATTAGGCAGTGTGCAacacatcaacagaatgaaataaaaggatagaaatgatggggagtgagctttttgacatgtaaggtagaggtagatttcaatgtgtgttttagTTTGTGGTAAGAGAGAAGGCAGGGTGAGGTTCAGATCAGAGgtgagaggctgggagtttaatagtgcGGGGATAAAACCTGCTTCAGTTGCTGGGCGTACACACACAGCTTTGGCTGAGCCCAGTTTATGTTCTCACTGCGACACAACAGAACGCACATCACCCCTGTGCAAGCATCGCTGCAACAGCCTCCAGTTGGTAATAGAATACAGCTTAAAATCTGTGTGGATGGGACCTCCCCAAATCATTTTCTATTGtcctaaaataatgaaaatatcaaaagacatcttaaatataaaacatattgcacaaaaacaaaaattaaaataataaatattaaatggtTATGATTTCCCCTGTAGTGTGATGAAAAACATATCTTGGCATCAAtcttttggcagtgttataatGAAGTGCTGTTACCTGGCAGTAGGAGAATTGGATTTCCTGAACTGAATTAACAGGACAGGCCCTTAACTACTGAACTGCCATTCGAACCCCTGATCAGCTTACAAGAAGTACCGTTTTTGCAAATGCTGGTCTTTCATGCATTTTCAAGATAAAACTTAATgccttacaaaaaaaatataattcccTGTGATTATGAACTCCCTACTTCCTTCCGGTAGAAAATCACCTTCAACTGCAGTTCCTAAATCTAATTACTTCCAAAtatagtttaatatttttattgtcttctgttttacttcagtaaaacaaatatttttctagtcctgcatgttttcagaaaactgtGCAGGTTCTTTGTGCAGTGATCCTTATTAGTCAGAAAACCTGCATTCAGAATCCTTTTTATTCAAATAGGTAACGCATAAATTGTTTTgttgcataaaatattttctattaaaacTCTAAATTAATTTATCCATCTCTTATATCtgtagtatttttttacatttgagatTTTTGTATCCAGAATCACTTctatatgtaaagtgctttaaagcTCTTTGAGCAATATAAAAAAACTCCTAGGGGTCCAGATTTCTCTAATACTCTGTGAAAGACTGACTTTAACCTGTGCACAAACTAATCCAGCATTTAAAGAGATAAACATCTCTCATCAGTGCATAATCCAGCCTGGAGTGTGTAATGCTTCCAGTAACACATCTAGAGATGTTGTATCAGTGCAATGCTTTTAAAACACTCCGATTCATTCAGTGCTGAACGTTACACATCAAAAATAACTTCCAAGGAATTGTCTAAACCCAACAAAACTCTGGTTTCAGCTCAGTTCCCAGAAACACCCGTTCCCTCTCACAGTCTtctgctccctctctctccaacTTTTCCAGTGCTATATTCCCCaaatcccacaggacacagaggcATCTAGGCTTCTGGTAACTCGCGCTTTGGTTCCTGAAAAACAGCGGAGCCGATACTCCAGTGTTTAGACACGGTCAGTAAAATGCACCATCCCAGATCAAGATCAGCGCTACAGGGAACTGGGGGAGGTATTGAACCTGACAGACCAGCGGATCTGAGGAAGTCAGGAGAACGAGGATTcgagggaggagagcagaagacCGTCGCTGTGGAGTCAGATTTGTCAGGGGGCAGAGTGTCGTACTGCGTCAGTGAATGGCACACCCTGTAGACCATCACAGACTCCTGCTGGGGTCGTCCCTCAGCACCGCGGATCAGTCTGGAGACAGTGCCGAGCAGCTGCTGTTAACACAGGGAGCTGTGGACCAGACCACTGAGCAGAATACATAACACACTCCCAGTCTGAAGGGATGTTCCTCAAGCACCTCCTACTGGATACGTACAGGAAAAACAATAAGTTATCAATACTGCATTATCGTTCCTCCTGAAGGACCCGAAGGTGCTTCACACATAGGAGGACACTGTTCACCCGAAAATCTCAGACTGTTCAAGCTCTGATCCGGCCAGGAATGAGGTCAGGACACTGACTATGAATACTGCTAAGCTGTTTCTAATCAATACTCAtaagaattgaaaaaataatgttagcATTAATTGATTTTGTCTTTCcaaacaatcccagggtgtttcaaGTGTAGGAGGGGACAGTTCAAGCTCAGATACAGCCAGGACTCTGGGACAGTGGGACTCCACACCCCTGCTCCTACAATCACTGTCTCTGGGATCTTGAACGATTAAGCAGACGGGACCTCAGCTGTAATCCTCCTTTGATCTAGTTCTGACCTCATACAGCTCAGTGTCCCTGGTCCTCTCTAGTACAGAAATGGTATCAGGCAGAGCGCcgcctactggtccaccagcactAGGTGGTTTTTGTTACCGTGGTACGGGCTGGGTCCACCCTGGCCTGGCTCTCCACAGCCCAACCAGATCCAGTCCCCCTGTAGTAAGACTGCTCCCACAGGCAGCCCCACAGTGGGGAAACCAGAGAGTGGGCTCACTGGTAACCACAGCTGAGCAGCACTGTCTGTCCAGTAATAAGAGGAACACGTGCACAAGCACAGAAAGCACATCGATTCACTTGACATCCGGAACAAAATCCTACCGTTTGATTCTGCCCTACATGGTACATGATATGTCTCCCTTGTTCGACTATTTCAATGGGTCCCTGACTGTCCTGTAGGTGTTAATGAGGAGATACGGACAGAGGCAATGTGTCTGTCTTAAGGCACAGTGAAGTGTAACATACATTAATGCTCAAATGTCCATTAATGCTCTTTCACCTAACCTCTTTCTAGTGTAGAATATCACTTAGTGTAGAATAGCACCCAGTACTGAAATGTGTAATTAAGAGCACCAGTTGTGTGTTAAGGACAGATTCTACCACTGTGCTGAGTGAGAGtgggagagaacatacaaactcaacacAGGGAGACCTACACTTGATCCCAGGAACTCACACATCAGGATTCTCCCCATCCTCTGTCAATGCTTAGTGTAACAGGACTCCTCCTGCTGGGATCCATCAGACTGGGGCTGGGCTGGAGAATGGGGGAACTGTGGTGTTACCAGAGGGTCTGCAGGCCCTGGGCGATTTCCAGCAGCTCCGTTTCCCAGCAGCTCCACACCAGACCCAGGGGAACTCCGAGGCGATGGCCCTGCTCTGCTGGAGCCGTTAGCGGAGGAGGCTGAGAGACTCTGACCTGACCGCAGGTGTCTGACCAGCACAGATATAACCCCAGCAGCCACGAGCACAGCCAGGATACTGCCAATCACAGGAGCCAGCCAAGTGGAGTCAGAGTCTGGAAAACATCCAATAAACCAGCTTAACAACCAACTTCATGCAACAGACAGATTTCGGGACCAGGACGAGCATGTTTAACTACAGACAGCTGAGTAATTCAGAAATAGGACGGCGTTAACACATGCTCTGTCACAGCCTATTCTACAGCAAATGAATgtgctctgtctcctgtcctACCTTCCACACGGACTCTCACAGTGCTGATGATCCTGTCGGTCCTGAGGTCcagtactgtgtaagagccctGATCACTGAAGGAGACTCCAGACAGCTGGAGAGTCTTGTCCTGGACCGAGACTCTGGGTTTGTAGTGCTGGTctggggtcactgtgctgttctCTACAGCACACACTAGCACAGAGTCTCCAGAGTCATCAGGAGTAAACTTAACCTTCACATTCTCTCTGGTGTAGAGACTGATGTTCAGAGGGTGTCCATTAGTGACAGTGACATTCTCTTCATGACCTGCAAGAGGAACAGGACAGGCATGTTAAACTACAGACACCTgaagaaatacaaaacaagacCCCATTAACACGTGCTCGGTCACAGACTCTTCTGCAGAAGatggggcagagtggtggctctgtgactggaagggtttgctggttcaaatcccgcggccagcagaggaatcctactccgttgggctcctgagcaagacccttcaccccagctgctccaggggtgctgtataaatggctgaccctgcgctcggacccccagcttctctccctgtctgtgtgtctcatggagagcaagctggggtctgtgagaAGACACATTCGTCATGCAAGACATTGTACAGGgccgataaagtgatctgatcttatacatgaatgtgctctgtctcctgtcctACCTTCCACACGGACTCTCACAGTGCTGATGATCCTGTCGGTCCCGAGGTCcagtactgtgtaagagccctGATCACTGAAGGAGACTCCAGACAGCTGGAGAGTCTTGTCCTGGAGGGAGACTCTGGGTTTGTAGAGCTGATTTGGGGTCACTATGCTCTTCTCTACAGCACACACTAGCACAGAGACTCCAGAGCCCTCAGGAGTAAACTGAACCTTCACAGACCCTCTGGTGTAGAGACTGATGTTCAGAGGGTGTCCATTAGTGACAGTGACATTCTCTTCATGACCTGCACACAGAAAGGAAAAACTCCCAAGAGTGAGAAGAGTCAGGGCATGTCTTGTCCCATCACCCTCTCCTGTGCAGCACTACTGTAGGTCACGTGACAACAACCTCATCTGGGTCGAGCCCCAGACTCACAATGCAGCTCTGTAACAAACCCCACAGTTCACAATGTCAGATGAATCCCTTCACCCCCCTCACTTACCCTTAACCAAATTAATTTAAGCCCtcattctgtacacagagggaggtgggggtgtggaacaagctgcctggtgatgttgttgaagccgataccctggcttctctccagacacagctgggtgagctcctccagtcaggacaggaggctcttctctacacagaggggggtgggggtgtggaacaagctgcccagccctgtggttgaagccgataccccggctcctctccagacacagctgggtgagctcctccagtcaggacaggaggctcttctgtacacagagggaaatgggggtgtggaacaagctgcctggtgatgttgttgaagccgatatcctggcttctctccagacacagctgggtgagctcctccagtcaggacaggaggctctgctgtacacagagggtggtgggggtggggaacaagccgcccagcccctgtggttgaagccgataccctggcttctctccagacacagctgggtgagctcctccagtcaggacaggaggctcttctgtacacagagggtgctGTGTAAGAGCCCTGATCACTGAAGGAGACTCCAGACAGCTGGAGAGTCTTGTCCTGGAGGGAGACTCTGGGTTTGTAGAGCTGATTTGGGGTCACTATGCTCTTCTCTACAGCACACACTAGCACAGAGAACAAGCTGCCTGgtgatgttgttgaagccgataccctggcttctctccagacacagctgggtgagctcctccagtcaggtcaggaggctctactgtacacagaggggggtgggtggggaacaagctgcccagccctgtggttcaagccgataccctggctcctctccagacacagctgggtgagctcctccagtcaggacaggaggctcttctgtacacagaggggggtgggggtggggaacaagctgcccagccctgtggttgaagccgataccctggcttctctccagc belongs to Lepisosteus oculatus isolate fLepOcu1 chromosome 14, fLepOcu1.hap2, whole genome shotgun sequence and includes:
- the LOC138243050 gene encoding uncharacterized protein isoform X1 → MAEVSREKVGQGDLSLTLRGVTFAQEKNYECRYIDRDRNMEFLGNVRLSVRGHEENVTVTNGHPLNISLYTRGSVKVQFTPEGSGVSVLVCAVEKSIVTPNQLYKPRVSLQDKTLQLSGVSFSDQGSYTVLDLGTDRIISTVRVRVEGHEENVTVTNGHPLNISLYTRENVKVKFTPDDSGDSVLVCAVENSTVTPDQHYKPRVSVQDKTLQLSGVSFSDQGSYTVLDLRTDRIISTVRVRVEDSDSTWLAPVIGSILAVLVAAGVISVLVRHLRSGQSLSASSANGSSRAGPSPRSSPGSGVELLGNGAAGNRPGPADPLVTPQFPHSPAQPQSDGSQQEESCYTKH
- the LOC138243050 gene encoding uncharacterized protein isoform X2, yielding MELMTLLVLVAGFCNVVGGHEENVTVTNGHPLNISLYTRGSVKVQFTPEGSGVSVLVCAVEKSIVTPNQLYKPRVSLQDKTLQLSGVSFSDQGSYTVLDLGTDRIISTVRVRVEGHEENVTVTNGHPLNISLYTRENVKVKFTPDDSGDSVLVCAVENSTVTPDQHYKPRVSVQDKTLQLSGVSFSDQGSYTVLDLRTDRIISTVRVRVEDSDSTWLAPVIGSILAVLVAAGVISVLVRHLRSGQSLSASSANGSSRAGPSPRSSPGSGVELLGNGAAGNRPGPADPLVTPQFPHSPAQPQSDGSQQEESCYTKH